A genomic segment from Bradyrhizobium diazoefficiens USDA 110 encodes:
- a CDS encoding ABC transporter permease, which yields MSVFVLRRVLTLLATLVGASLIIFLVLDALPGNAAQMLMGADASADAVRALTVKLGLDQPLAVRYLQWIKGLLVGDLGNSYVYGTPIASLIAERLVLTIPLAIMAMSITVTLALSAGIYTAANHNKLGDVGVMSLTQVGIALPNFWFAILLVLLFSVRLQWLSAGGFAGWEDGIWSGVKSLLLPAVSLAVVQAAILARVTRSAVLEVLREDFVRTARAKGLGKREVLWRHVLRNAMIPVMTVMGLQFANLLAGTIVIENVFYLPGLGRLIFQSIANRDLIVVRNCVMLLATMVVIVNFVVDVLYAFIDPRIKVHDL from the coding sequence ATGAGCGTATTTGTCCTCCGACGTGTCTTGACCTTGCTGGCGACGCTGGTCGGCGCGTCGCTGATCATCTTCCTGGTGCTGGATGCGCTTCCCGGCAACGCCGCGCAGATGCTGATGGGCGCCGATGCCTCGGCCGACGCGGTCCGCGCGCTCACCGTCAAGCTCGGGCTCGACCAGCCGCTGGCGGTTCGCTACCTGCAATGGATCAAGGGCCTGCTCGTCGGCGATCTCGGCAACTCCTATGTCTACGGCACGCCGATCGCCAGCCTGATCGCGGAGCGGCTGGTGCTGACCATTCCGCTCGCGATCATGGCCATGTCGATCACGGTGACGCTGGCGCTCTCGGCCGGCATCTACACCGCCGCCAACCACAACAAGCTCGGCGATGTCGGCGTGATGTCGCTGACTCAGGTCGGCATCGCGCTGCCGAACTTCTGGTTTGCGATCCTGCTGGTCCTGTTGTTCTCGGTGCGGCTGCAATGGCTCTCGGCGGGCGGCTTCGCCGGCTGGGAGGACGGCATCTGGTCAGGCGTCAAGTCGCTGCTGCTGCCGGCGGTCTCGCTCGCGGTGGTGCAGGCTGCGATCCTCGCCCGCGTCACGCGCTCGGCGGTGCTCGAAGTGCTGCGCGAGGATTTCGTCCGCACGGCACGGGCAAAGGGGCTCGGCAAGCGCGAGGTGCTGTGGCGCCACGTGCTGCGCAACGCAATGATCCCCGTGATGACGGTGATGGGCCTGCAATTCGCCAATCTGCTCGCCGGCACAATCGTGATCGAGAACGTGTTCTACCTGCCGGGCCTCGGCCGCCTGATCTTCCAGTCGATCGCCAACCGAGACCTGATCGTGGTGCGCAATTGCGTGATGCTGCTGGCAACCATGGTCGTTATCGTCAATTTCGTGGTCGACGTGCTCTATGCCTTCATCGATCCCCGCATCAAGGTTCACGACCTGTGA
- a CDS encoding ABC transporter substrate-binding protein — protein MFRKLSIVALTAAFVAAPLPVLAQSKKDSVVMAMALEPPGLDPTNAAAAAIAEVALYNIYETLTKINEDGTTSPLLAESWTASPDLKTYTFKLRKGVKFHNGEPFDSAAVKFSFERNAVPTSTNKDKSLFQSFESVAAPDADTVVITLKNSEPNLPFLLGQASGSIVEPKSAPTNVTQPVGTGPYQLGAWAKGSSMTLTKWADYRNAAAIKLSKVTIRFISDPSAQTAALLSGDVDAFPRVAAQRTIAQFKADPRFTVLVGGSKAKTIVAINERKKPLDDVRVRRAILAAIDRKAMIDGAVDGFGTPIGSFYVPGSLGYVDTTGINPYDPEKAKKLLAEAGVTTPLELSLKLPPPSYARQGGEIVAAQLAKVGIIAKIENVEWAQWLSQVFAGNGPHNFDLTIVSHVEPFDLVKITEPDYYLGYNNEAFNALYKQIVSTPDEAARAKLLGDAQRMLATDAVSAYMYQPQLITITAKKLKGVWKDVPQYENDFSTWYWE, from the coding sequence ATGTTCAGGAAACTATCCATCGTCGCACTCACTGCCGCGTTTGTCGCGGCGCCGCTGCCGGTGCTGGCACAAAGCAAGAAGGACAGCGTCGTCATGGCGATGGCGCTGGAGCCGCCGGGGCTCGATCCCACCAACGCGGCCGCTGCCGCGATCGCCGAAGTCGCGCTCTACAACATCTATGAGACCCTAACCAAGATCAACGAGGACGGCACCACCTCGCCGCTGCTGGCGGAGAGCTGGACCGCTTCGCCCGACCTGAAGACCTACACCTTCAAGCTGCGCAAGGGCGTCAAGTTCCACAATGGCGAGCCGTTCGACTCCGCGGCGGTGAAGTTCTCGTTCGAGCGCAACGCGGTGCCCACCAGCACCAACAAGGACAAGAGCCTGTTCCAGAGCTTCGAGTCTGTCGCCGCGCCCGACGCCGACACGGTCGTGATCACCCTGAAGAATTCCGAGCCGAACCTGCCGTTCCTGCTGGGGCAGGCAAGCGGCTCGATCGTCGAGCCGAAGAGCGCGCCGACCAACGTCACGCAGCCGGTCGGCACCGGGCCGTATCAGCTCGGCGCCTGGGCCAAGGGTTCCTCGATGACCCTGACCAAATGGGCCGACTATCGCAACGCCGCGGCGATCAAGCTCTCGAAGGTGACGATCCGCTTCATCTCCGATCCGTCGGCGCAGACCGCGGCGCTGCTCTCCGGCGACGTCGATGCCTTCCCGCGCGTCGCGGCCCAGCGCACCATCGCCCAGTTCAAGGCCGATCCGCGTTTCACGGTTCTGGTCGGCGGCTCCAAGGCCAAGACCATCGTCGCGATCAACGAGCGCAAGAAGCCGCTCGATGACGTCCGCGTCCGCCGCGCCATCCTCGCCGCGATCGACCGCAAGGCCATGATCGACGGTGCCGTCGACGGCTTCGGCACGCCGATCGGCAGCTTCTACGTGCCGGGATCGCTCGGCTATGTCGACACGACAGGCATCAACCCCTACGATCCCGAGAAGGCCAAGAAGCTGCTCGCCGAAGCCGGCGTCACCACACCGCTCGAACTGTCGCTGAAGCTGCCGCCGCCATCCTATGCGCGGCAGGGCGGCGAGATCGTCGCAGCCCAGCTCGCCAAGGTCGGCATCATCGCCAAGATCGAGAACGTCGAATGGGCGCAGTGGCTGTCGCAGGTATTCGCCGGCAATGGTCCGCACAATTTCGACCTCACCATCGTCAGCCATGTCGAGCCGTTCGACCTCGTCAAGATCACCGAGCCGGACTACTATCTCGGCTACAACAACGAGGCGTTCAACGCGCTCTACAAGCAGATCGTCTCCACGCCCGACGAGGCCGCCCGTGCAAAACTGCTCGGCGACGCCCAGCGCATGCTGGCCACCGACGCCGTCTCCGCCTACATGTACCAGCCGCAGCTCATCACCATCACAGCCAAGAAGCTGAAGGGCGTCTGGAAGGACGTCCCGCAATACGAGAACGATTTCTCGACCTGGTATTGGGAGTAG
- a CDS encoding amidase, with amino-acid sequence MNGDPCLLSATELRGLIADKRISPVEITRAVLARAEALQPQLNCFITICGDEAMAAARAAERRVMAGEPLGLLHGIPYTVKDIVNTRGVKTTFGAVPYKDNVPVEDAVAVARLRSEGAILIGKTTTPEFGSKCLTDSPLFGRTRNAWDACRSSGGSSGGAAVAVASGIAPLAVATDGGGSTRIPAACNGVVGLKQSNGIIPHSQALDVFGNQTYVTPTTRTVADTALMMQAMAGEDPCDPWSIGVPVSDFVGTAAPRGDLRGLRILYCLTPPGRPVSAEVAASFRASLDRLAGLGAELEEFSGEGFDIEPIWRAINHTVWRTRFAKLAAEHKDELSEAFLKQLALATEVSGVDYQEAMFARTALFRRVQSLLARGHFLAMPTLTRSALPIKQDLFGTIEIDGRHFDSVRPHWFPWTMPFNMTGHPAVSLPSGFGRDGLPIGLQLVGRFRADAELLRVSTLFEASVDLLSRWPE; translated from the coding sequence ATGAACGGCGATCCCTGCCTGCTGTCCGCAACCGAACTGCGCGGCCTCATCGCCGACAAGCGGATCTCGCCCGTCGAGATCACCCGGGCCGTGCTCGCGCGCGCCGAGGCGCTCCAGCCCCAGTTGAACTGCTTCATCACGATCTGCGGCGACGAGGCGATGGCGGCCGCGCGCGCCGCCGAGCGCAGGGTCATGGCCGGCGAGCCGCTCGGCCTGCTGCATGGCATTCCCTACACCGTCAAGGACATCGTCAACACCAGGGGGGTAAAGACCACCTTCGGCGCCGTTCCCTACAAGGACAATGTGCCTGTTGAGGACGCGGTGGCGGTCGCGCGGCTGCGCAGCGAGGGTGCGATCCTGATCGGCAAGACCACGACGCCGGAATTCGGCAGCAAGTGCTTGACGGATTCGCCGCTGTTCGGCCGCACTCGCAATGCGTGGGACGCCTGCCGCTCCTCCGGCGGCTCCAGCGGCGGCGCGGCGGTTGCTGTGGCCAGCGGCATCGCGCCGCTCGCGGTCGCGACCGACGGCGGCGGCTCGACGCGGATTCCCGCGGCCTGCAACGGCGTGGTCGGCCTGAAGCAGAGCAACGGAATCATCCCGCACAGCCAGGCGCTGGATGTGTTCGGTAACCAGACCTACGTCACGCCGACGACGCGCACCGTCGCCGATACCGCGCTGATGATGCAGGCGATGGCCGGCGAGGACCCCTGCGATCCCTGGTCGATCGGCGTTCCCGTATCCGACTTCGTCGGCACCGCCGCCCCGCGCGGCGATCTGCGCGGGCTGAGGATCCTGTACTGCCTGACGCCGCCGGGCCGTCCGGTGTCCGCCGAGGTCGCGGCCAGCTTCAGGGCGAGCCTCGACCGGCTGGCCGGGCTCGGCGCCGAGCTCGAGGAATTCTCCGGCGAGGGTTTCGACATCGAGCCGATCTGGCGCGCCATCAACCACACCGTCTGGCGCACGCGCTTTGCAAAACTCGCGGCCGAGCACAAGGACGAGCTGAGCGAGGCCTTCCTCAAGCAGCTCGCGCTTGCCACCGAGGTCAGCGGCGTTGACTACCAGGAGGCGATGTTCGCGCGCACCGCGCTGTTCCGCCGCGTGCAATCCCTGCTTGCGCGCGGCCACTTCCTGGCGATGCCGACGCTCACGCGCTCCGCGCTGCCGATCAAGCAGGATTTGTTCGGCACCATCGAGATCGACGGTCGGCATTTCGACAGCGTCCGGCCGCACTGGTTCCCCTGGACCATGCCGTTCAACATGACCGGGCATCCCGCCGTCAGCCTGCCCTCGGGCTTTGGCCGCGACGGCCTGCCGATCGGGCTTCAGCTCGTCGGCCGCTTCCGGGCTGATGCGGAATTGCTCCGCGTCAGCACGCTGTTCGAGGCCTCCGTCGACCTTCTGTCCCGCTGGCCGGAATAA
- a CDS encoding DUF917 domain-containing protein encodes MSKVELKTISLEEIEALAVGAWILGTGGGGSPYLGLLNLRRLYAEGHRVQLMSPLDLDDEDWVAVVSNMGAPLVGQERLADSRNIARAVRMQEEINGIKFRAVMSVEIGGGNGVQALMAAAHLGIPVVDADCMGRAFPEAQMTSVAIGDLRPYPCTLYDPRGIEAVVTKVPSWKWMERASRKICVEMGSIASTSKAPRTGREVKDWGIHFTTTKAIRIGRAVQEANRRHEDPIAALLSTEGGKKLFTGKIVDVARRTTEGFLRGSAMVDGSDADRGTKLTLSFQNEWIVAWRGEEAIATSPDLICVLDSVNGHGVGTETVRYGQRVTVVALPAPAVLTSPRGLEFVGPRAFGYDLDYRSLFAPAEAGA; translated from the coding sequence GTGAGCAAGGTGGAATTGAAGACGATCAGCCTCGAGGAGATCGAGGCGCTCGCGGTCGGCGCCTGGATTCTCGGCACCGGCGGCGGCGGCAGCCCTTATCTCGGCCTGCTCAATCTGCGCCGACTCTACGCCGAAGGCCATCGTGTGCAGTTGATGTCGCCGCTCGATCTCGACGACGAGGACTGGGTCGCGGTGGTCTCCAACATGGGCGCGCCGCTGGTCGGACAGGAGCGCCTCGCGGACAGCCGCAACATCGCGCGCGCCGTGCGGATGCAGGAAGAGATCAATGGCATCAAGTTCCGCGCCGTGATGTCGGTCGAGATCGGCGGCGGCAACGGCGTGCAGGCGCTGATGGCGGCCGCGCATCTCGGCATTCCCGTGGTCGACGCCGACTGCATGGGCCGCGCCTTCCCCGAGGCGCAGATGACCTCGGTCGCGATCGGGGACCTGCGTCCCTATCCCTGCACCCTCTACGATCCCCGCGGCATCGAGGCCGTCGTCACCAAGGTGCCGAGCTGGAAGTGGATGGAGCGGGCGAGCCGCAAGATCTGCGTCGAGATGGGCTCGATCGCCTCCACCAGCAAGGCGCCGCGCACCGGACGCGAGGTGAAGGACTGGGGCATCCACTTCACGACCACCAAGGCGATCCGCATCGGTCGCGCCGTGCAGGAGGCAAATCGTCGTCACGAGGATCCGATCGCCGCGCTGCTTTCGACCGAAGGCGGCAAGAAACTCTTCACCGGCAAGATCGTCGACGTCGCCCGGCGCACGACGGAAGGATTCTTGCGCGGTTCGGCCATGGTCGACGGCAGCGACGCGGATCGCGGCACAAAGCTAACACTCTCGTTCCAGAACGAATGGATCGTGGCCTGGCGCGGCGAGGAAGCGATCGCGACATCGCCCGATCTGATCTGCGTGCTCGACAGCGTCAACGGCCACGGCGTCGGCACCGAAACGGTGCGCTATGGCCAGCGCGTCACCGTCGTGGCGCTGCCGGCGCCGGCCGTGCTGACGAGTCCCCGGGGTCTCGAATTCGTCGGCCCGCGCGCCTTCGGCTACGACCTCGACTACCGTTCCCTCTTCGCGCCCGCTGAGGCAGGAGCTTAA
- a CDS encoding ABC transporter permease encodes MSAPLTTPIDAAVATRPLPARTFWRRALRHRSFVLGGALSLLVLASALLSLVWTPWSPYEIDIASKLRPPSAAHWLGTDSFGRDIVSLLLAGARSTIMVGIIAVSIGLTFGVCLGLIASARRGWTEEIIMRFSDFTFAFPAVLSAIMLAAVVGPGMVTSIVAIGIFQIPTLTRLTRGSANAIWAREFVLAARASGKGKFRITIEHVLPNILSILIVQATIQFALAILAEAALSYLGLGTQPPQPSWGRMLNDAQTLLFQSPMLAVYPGAAIAVAVLGLNLLGDGLRDLLDPRLARER; translated from the coding sequence GTGAGCGCGCCCCTGACCACCCCGATTGACGCAGCAGTCGCGACGCGTCCGCTGCCCGCGCGCACGTTCTGGCGCCGTGCGCTGCGCCATCGCAGCTTTGTCCTCGGCGGCGCGCTGAGCCTGCTGGTGCTCGCCTCGGCGCTGCTTTCGCTGGTGTGGACGCCGTGGTCGCCCTACGAGATCGACATCGCCTCAAAACTCCGGCCGCCGTCGGCGGCGCACTGGCTCGGCACCGATTCCTTCGGCCGCGACATCGTCTCGCTGCTGCTCGCCGGCGCCCGCTCCACCATCATGGTCGGCATCATCGCGGTCAGCATCGGTCTCACCTTCGGTGTCTGCCTCGGCCTGATCGCCTCGGCGCGGCGCGGCTGGACCGAAGAGATCATCATGCGCTTCTCCGACTTCACCTTCGCCTTTCCGGCCGTGCTCTCCGCGATCATGCTCGCCGCGGTCGTAGGGCCGGGCATGGTGACCTCGATCGTCGCGATCGGCATCTTCCAGATCCCGACATTGACTCGGCTGACGCGCGGCTCGGCCAACGCGATCTGGGCGCGCGAATTCGTGCTGGCCGCGCGAGCGTCGGGGAAGGGAAAATTCCGCATCACCATCGAGCACGTGCTGCCCAACATCCTGTCGATCCTGATCGTGCAGGCGACGATCCAGTTCGCACTCGCGATTCTCGCGGAAGCCGCACTGTCCTATCTCGGCCTCGGCACGCAGCCGCCGCAGCCATCCTGGGGCCGCATGCTGAACGATGCGCAGACCCTGCTGTTCCAGTCGCCGATGCTCGCGGTCTATCCGGGGGCCGCCATCGCGGTCGCCGTGCTCGGCCTCAATCTCCTCGGCGACGGCTTGCGCGATCTGCTCGATCCACGACTGGCGCGGGAGCGATGA
- a CDS encoding AroM family protein has translation MNMPLKHQRIGVVVIGQSPRPTVASEIAAVLSPGIEIELRGALDGMSRAEIDAIPPMDGYDTLFTLLPNGDGVTISKKEVERRASQQITRFKHEGVGVTLMACTGKFPNLAADGLVILPSAILHNLVEAVLPKGRLGVFSPLPEQTVLIDKKWQRDGVEVVGITLRPGSSDAVVDEAARTMADLEPDLVVMDCISYTSANKARVRTAYPGPAILGIAAAARIVEELVS, from the coding sequence ATGAACATGCCATTGAAGCACCAGCGCATCGGGGTGGTCGTGATCGGCCAGAGCCCGCGCCCCACCGTCGCCTCCGAGATCGCTGCCGTGCTGTCGCCGGGCATCGAGATCGAGCTGCGCGGCGCGCTCGACGGCATGAGCCGCGCGGAGATCGACGCCATCCCGCCGATGGACGGCTACGACACGCTGTTCACGCTGCTGCCGAACGGCGACGGCGTCACGATCAGCAAGAAGGAAGTCGAGCGCCGCGCAAGCCAGCAGATCACCCGCTTCAAGCACGAGGGCGTCGGCGTGACGCTGATGGCCTGCACCGGCAAGTTTCCCAACCTCGCGGCGGATGGCCTCGTCATCCTGCCCTCGGCCATCCTGCACAATCTCGTCGAGGCCGTGCTGCCGAAAGGCCGGCTCGGCGTGTTCTCGCCGCTGCCCGAGCAGACCGTACTGATCGACAAGAAATGGCAGCGCGACGGCGTCGAGGTCGTCGGCATCACGCTGCGTCCCGGTTCGAGCGACGCCGTCGTCGACGAAGCCGCACGCACGATGGCGGACCTCGAGCCCGATCTCGTGGTGATGGATTGCATCAGCTACACCAGCGCCAACAAGGCGCGCGTGCGCACGGCCTATCCGGGTCCCGCGATCCTCGGCATTGCCGCCGCGGCCCGCATCGTCGAGGAGCTGGTGTCGTGA
- a CDS encoding ABC transporter ATP-binding protein: MAERSTMPLIEVDNLGVRLNTSRGPAQAVRGVSFSLKRGETLGLVGESGCGKSVTAMSLMGLLPDSAVVTGSIKLDGSELAGLADADYCRLRGNRISMIFQEPMTALNPMHTIGHQVAEPLRRHKNYSASQARKETIALLDRVGLPDPARRVDAYPHQFSGGQRQRITIAMALACEPDLLIADEPTTALDVTIQGQILDLIADLVEERGMSMILISHDLGVIAENVQRMMVMYGGTVVESGPTDEVFRRMGHPYTQGLFRARPKLGARKGTRLKTISGTVPELADLPAGCTFSARCPLVIDRCRAALPPMVEVGPGHVVRCVRTDVSMAENVGALSA, translated from the coding sequence ATGGCTGAGCGCTCCACCATGCCGCTGATCGAGGTTGATAATCTCGGCGTCCGCCTCAACACCAGCCGCGGGCCGGCGCAGGCCGTGCGCGGCGTCAGCTTCTCGCTGAAGCGCGGCGAGACGCTCGGGCTCGTCGGTGAATCCGGCTGCGGCAAGTCGGTGACCGCGATGTCCCTGATGGGCCTGTTGCCGGACAGCGCCGTCGTCACCGGCAGCATCAAACTTGATGGCAGCGAGCTCGCCGGGCTTGCGGACGCGGATTACTGCCGCCTGCGCGGCAACCGCATCAGCATGATCTTCCAGGAGCCGATGACCGCGCTCAATCCGATGCACACGATCGGCCACCAGGTCGCCGAGCCGCTGCGGCGTCACAAGAACTACTCGGCATCGCAGGCGCGGAAAGAGACGATTGCCTTGCTCGACCGCGTCGGGCTGCCCGATCCCGCGCGGCGCGTCGATGCCTATCCGCACCAGTTCTCCGGTGGCCAGCGCCAGCGCATCACCATTGCGATGGCGCTCGCCTGCGAGCCGGACCTGTTGATCGCGGACGAGCCGACCACGGCGCTCGACGTCACCATCCAGGGCCAGATCCTCGACCTCATCGCCGATCTCGTCGAGGAGCGCGGCATGTCGATGATCCTGATCTCGCACGATCTCGGCGTCATCGCCGAGAACGTGCAGCGCATGATGGTGATGTATGGCGGCACCGTGGTCGAGAGCGGGCCGACCGACGAGGTGTTCCGCCGCATGGGCCATCCCTATACGCAAGGCCTGTTCCGCGCCCGTCCGAAGCTCGGCGCGCGCAAGGGGACGCGGCTGAAGACGATCTCGGGCACCGTGCCGGAGCTCGCGGATCTTCCGGCCGGCTGCACCTTCTCCGCGCGATGTCCGCTCGTGATCGATCGGTGCCGCGCCGCGCTGCCGCCGATGGTCGAGGTCGGACCCGGTCATGTCGTGCGCTGCGTGCGCACCGATGTCTCGATGGCCGAGAATGTCGGAGCCCTGTCCGCATGA
- a CDS encoding hydantoinase/oxoprolinase N-terminal domain-containing protein — protein sequence MKRIGIDVGGTNTDAVLIVDEKVVHFVKRPTTADVTSGILDALKALRAEPAAAVKVDAVVIGTTHFINAVVQRRHVQKIGAIRIGMPASASLPPFCDWPTDLASLVNGEIFMLEGGHDYDGRPFMPLDTAGLKEAARKIRDKGLRSVAVCSSFSPLDPSCETTAREILAEICPDVAVTLSHDLGRIGLLERENAALLNASLHDLAVTTVAAFRKAIADSGIDAPLFLTQNDGTVMQAEIATAFPVMSFASGATNSMRGAAHLSGLDDAMVVDVGGTTSDIGQLRHGFPREANAVVEVGGVRTLFRMPDLLSIGLGGGSHVDEDPVRVGPLSVGYRLTTDALVFGGSRLTSTDIAVAAGLIDIGDRSRVARLPKRLIDAALRDAWRKLEEDIDRMKTEAGDVPLLAVGGGAFLVPDRLPGISEIVRVPHGDCANAVGAAIAQVSGEADQVFRDLTREDAIAAARDIAADRAVQAGAARDSLKTVDVEDMPIAYLPGNALRVRVRVAGAIADPDLPAAA from the coding sequence ATGAAGCGTATTGGCATCGATGTCGGCGGCACCAACACGGACGCCGTGCTGATCGTCGACGAGAAGGTCGTCCATTTCGTCAAGCGTCCGACCACCGCCGACGTGACCTCGGGCATCCTCGACGCCCTCAAGGCGCTGCGCGCCGAGCCCGCCGCCGCGGTGAAGGTCGATGCGGTCGTGATCGGCACCACGCACTTCATCAATGCAGTGGTACAGCGCCGCCATGTGCAGAAGATCGGCGCGATCCGCATCGGCATGCCGGCAAGCGCCTCGCTGCCGCCGTTCTGCGACTGGCCGACGGATCTGGCCAGCCTCGTCAACGGCGAGATCTTCATGCTGGAGGGCGGCCACGATTACGACGGCCGCCCGTTCATGCCGCTCGACACCGCCGGGCTGAAGGAGGCCGCGCGAAAAATCAGGGACAAGGGTCTGCGCTCGGTCGCGGTGTGCTCGAGCTTCTCCCCGCTCGATCCCTCCTGCGAAACCACCGCGCGCGAAATCCTCGCGGAGATCTGTCCTGACGTCGCGGTGACGCTGTCGCACGATCTCGGCCGCATCGGCCTGCTCGAACGCGAGAATGCCGCGCTGCTCAACGCCTCCCTGCACGACCTCGCGGTCACCACGGTTGCGGCCTTCCGCAAGGCGATCGCCGACAGCGGCATCGACGCGCCGCTGTTCCTGACCCAGAACGACGGCACGGTGATGCAGGCCGAGATCGCCACCGCCTTCCCGGTGATGAGCTTTGCCTCCGGCGCCACCAATTCCATGCGCGGCGCCGCCCACCTCTCTGGCCTCGACGACGCCATGGTCGTCGATGTCGGCGGCACCACCAGCGACATCGGCCAGCTGCGTCACGGCTTCCCGCGCGAGGCGAATGCCGTGGTCGAGGTCGGCGGCGTGCGCACGCTGTTCCGGATGCCAGACCTGCTCTCGATCGGGCTCGGCGGCGGCAGTCATGTCGACGAGGATCCGGTCCGCGTCGGCCCGCTCAGCGTCGGCTATCGCCTGACGACGGATGCGCTGGTGTTCGGCGGCTCGCGCCTCACCTCCACCGACATTGCGGTGGCCGCAGGTCTGATCGACATCGGCGACCGCTCGCGCGTCGCCAGGCTGCCGAAACGCCTGATCGATGCCGCGCTGCGCGACGCCTGGCGCAAGCTCGAGGAGGACATCGACCGCATGAAGACCGAAGCCGGCGACGTGCCGCTGCTCGCGGTCGGCGGCGGCGCCTTCCTGGTGCCGGATCGCCTGCCCGGCATCTCCGAGATCGTGCGCGTGCCGCATGGCGACTGCGCCAACGCGGTCGGTGCCGCGATCGCACAGGTCAGCGGCGAGGCCGACCAGGTGTTCCGCGATCTCACCCGCGAGGACGCGATCGCCGCCGCGCGCGATATCGCGGCCGACCGTGCGGTGCAGGCGGGAGCAGCGCGCGACAGCCTCAAGACCGTTGATGTCGAGGACATGCCGATCGCCTATCTGCCCGGCAACGCGCTGCGCGTGCGTGTCCGTGTCGCCGGCGCGATCGCCGATCCGGATCTGCCGGCGGCGGCGTAG
- a CDS encoding ABC transporter ATP-binding protein produces the protein MSTAPLLDVRDLEQRYMLPRESLFRPPGQVRALNGVSVQVLPGKSLGIVGESGSGKSTFARVVMALERPTSGQVALLGRDLNRLPADELRRARRDFQMVFQDPYGSLDPRQTIARIVAEPLTVLEGADRTTFRERVAAVLRQVGLRDADMEKYPHEFSGGQRQRIAIARALITQPKLIVADEPVSALDVSVQAQVLNLMQDLQDQFGLSYVLISHDLAVVDYLCDEVAVMYLGRIVEQGRPEDLFERSAHPYTRALLDAVPRARAGGGRRRRGAQAIASQSAAATGCPYVARCALADQHCREALPELRKVGEGHLAACHKAEAVMALPPPAAEG, from the coding sequence ATGAGCACCGCGCCTCTTCTCGACGTCAGGGATCTGGAGCAGCGCTACATGCTGCCGCGCGAGAGCCTGTTCCGTCCGCCCGGGCAGGTGCGCGCGCTCAACGGCGTGAGCGTGCAGGTCCTGCCCGGCAAGAGCCTCGGCATCGTCGGCGAGTCCGGTTCGGGCAAGTCGACCTTCGCGCGCGTCGTGATGGCGCTGGAGCGGCCGACGTCGGGGCAGGTCGCGCTGCTCGGCCGCGACCTTAACCGCCTCCCGGCCGACGAGCTGCGCCGTGCGCGCCGCGATTTCCAGATGGTGTTCCAGGACCCCTACGGCTCGCTCGATCCGCGCCAGACCATCGCGCGCATCGTCGCCGAACCCTTGACCGTGCTGGAGGGCGCCGATCGCACCACGTTCCGGGAACGCGTCGCCGCGGTGCTGCGCCAGGTCGGCTTGCGCGATGCCGACATGGAAAAATATCCGCACGAGTTTTCCGGCGGCCAGCGCCAGCGCATCGCGATCGCGCGCGCGCTGATCACCCAACCGAAGCTGATCGTCGCGGACGAGCCGGTCTCGGCGCTCGACGTCTCCGTGCAGGCCCAGGTCCTGAACCTGATGCAGGACCTCCAGGACCAGTTTGGCCTGAGCTATGTCCTGATCAGCCATGACCTCGCCGTCGTCGACTATCTCTGCGACGAGGTCGCGGTGATGTATCTCGGCCGGATCGTCGAGCAGGGGCGGCCGGAGGATCTGTTCGAGCGCAGCGCCCATCCCTATACGCGGGCGCTGCTGGATGCCGTGCCGCGGGCGCGCGCGGGCGGCGGCCGGCGCCGGCGCGGGGCCCAGGCGATCGCCTCGCAATCGGCGGCCGCCACGGGGTGTCCCTATGTCGCGCGTTGCGCGCTCGCCGACCAGCATTGCCGCGAGGCCCTGCCTGAGCTACGCAAGGTGGGCGAGGGACACCTTGCCGCCTGTCACAAGGCGGAGGCCGTGATGGCGTTGCCGCCGCCTGCTGCGGAGGGTTAG